The genomic interval CGGGCGGTATGGTTAGGGCTCAACCTTTTAACAGCCTTTATTGCGGCACTGGTGATACTTAACTTCGAGGACGCAATTGCCATGATTACGGCTCTGGCAGTCATGAACCCCGTTGTTGCAAGTATGGGGGGTGTCGCCGGCAGTCAGACGCTGACATTAGTCATACGTGCCCAAGCCACCGGGAAAATCAATGCCAGCAACTACTTATGGTTGCTGGGCCGGGAGTTTGGTGTGGGCCTGATCAACGGATTTCTGTGGGCGATTGTCACCGCATTCGTTTGTTGGTTACTGTTCAGCAATGTCCAACTAGCGATCGTATCTGGTATTGCGATTCTGGCAAATATCACTATTGCCAAAATATCCGGTGCCCTGTTACCGGTAATACTGGAAAAACTAAAGATCGACCCTGCTCTGTCTGGCAGTGTCATATTAACAACCGTGACAGATGCCGTTGGGTTCTTTACTCTTCTGGGTCTGGCTACCTGGTACTTACTCTGATTAATATTATTATGAACAAAGAAAATGATTGGCAGGACTCGTCGGAAGACGACATCGAATGGGTTTCCAAGACCCGAATGAAAAAAGAAATGCATGAGCTTCAGGAAATAGGCATGAAACTCATGGAACTTAACCAGAGTCAGCTCGACACAATTCCTTTGACGGATGAGTTGATTGCTGCGATTACTGAGTCAAAACGCATTACCAGCCGTGAAGCAAGACGCCGGCACTCACAGTTTATCGGCCGTCTGATGCGAAAAGCTGATTATGATGCAATTGTGCACGGAATTGAACTGCTGGATCCAGCATCTGATGCCTATGCCAGACTACATCA from Gynuella sunshinyii YC6258 carries:
- the yjgA gene encoding ribosome biogenesis factor YjgA, which encodes MNKENDWQDSSEDDIEWVSKTRMKKEMHELQEIGMKLMELNQSQLDTIPLTDELIAAITESKRITSREARRRHSQFIGRLMRKADYDAIVHGIELLDPASDAYARLHQQSERWRDRLLTGDNDELVSWFDQYPDCDRQQLRNLLRNGLKEIEQKPESWLARKKLYQFIKTEVQQSE